In a single window of the Esox lucius isolate fEsoLuc1 chromosome 22, fEsoLuc1.pri, whole genome shotgun sequence genome:
- the grpr gene encoding gastrin-releasing peptide receptor, translated as MSFEEPFDFLTEVDSYQNLSKWAHHHTHSGANTEPSYVSIAITAVYGVIIVLGLIGNITLIITFCSAKSMRNVPNLFMSSLAFGDVLLLVTCAPVDASRYLADEWLFGRIGCKLIPFIQLTSVGVSVFTLTALSADRYKAIVKPMDLQTSNAPVRIVLRAAVIWLFSVTLAIPEAVFSDLRTFSIHNTNETFITCAPYPHEGELHPKIHSMASFLIFYVIPLSVISVYYLFIARSLIRSAYDMPVEGNMHVRRQIESRKRLAKTVLVFVGLFAVCWLPSHVIYLNRSYHYTKVDTSMAHFVFTVGARILAFTNSCVNPFALYLLSKSFQKQFNKQLCCGYRALVRSSMSSRRNRSNTNMTSLRSTNQSVASLVNGKPLCQEDNV; from the exons ATGTCTTTCGAGGAACCTTTTGATTTCCTCACCGAAGTGGATTCATACCAAAATCTGTCCAAATGGGCGCACCACCACACTCACTCGGGAGCCAACACGGAACCCTCCTACGTTAGCATCGCCATCACAGCAGTTTATGGAGTGATCATAGTCCTTGGACTAATCGGTAACATAACCCtaatcattacattctgttccGCTAAGTCCATGCGAAATGTCCCAAACCTGTTCATGTCAAGTCTTGCGTTCGGGGACGTGCTCCTCCTGGTCACCTGTGCGCCAGTGGACGCGAGTCGGTACCTAGCGGACGAATGGCTCTTCGGTAGAATAGGATGTAAACTCATACCGTTTATCCAACTCACATCGGTTGGAGTGTCGGTTTTTACCCTGACTGCATTGTCCGCTGATAG GTACAAAGCGATCGTGAAGCCGATGGACCTCCAGACATCCAACGCCCCGGTGAGGATTGTTCTGCGGGCTGCAGTGATCTGGCTGTTCTCCGTGACTCTGGCTATTCCGGAGGCGGTCTTCTCAGACCTGCGCACCTTCAGCATCCACAACACCAACGAGACCTTCATCACCTGCGCCCCCTATCCACACGAGGGGGAACTGCACCCCAAGATCCACTCCATGGCCTCTTTTCTCATCTTCTATGTAATTCCTCTGTCGGTTATATCGGTGTATTATCTGTTCATCGCCAGGAGCCTGATCAGGAGTGCCTATGACATGCCTGTGGAGGGCAACATGCATGTCAGAAGACAG ATAGAGTCCAGGAAGCGCCTGGCGAAGACGGTGCTGGTCTTCGTGGGCCTTTTTGCTGTGTGCTGGCTCCCCAGTCATGTGATCTACCTGAACCGCTCCTACCACTACACCAAAGTGGACACCTCCATGGCCCACTTTGTCTTCACTGTGGGGGCCCGCATCCTGGCCTTCACCAACTCTTGCGTCAACCCATTCGCCCTTTACCTGCTCAGCAAGAGCTTCCAGAAGCAGTTTAACAAGCAGCTGTGTTGTGGTTATAGGGCCCTGGTCAGGAGCTCCATGAGCagcaggaggaacaggagcaacACAAACATGACCTCCCTGAGGAGTACCAACCAATCAGTGGCCAGTCTGGTTAATGGAAAGCCACTCTGCCAGGAGGACAATGTGTGA